The following coding sequences are from one Bradysia coprophila strain Holo2 unplaced genomic scaffold, BU_Bcop_v1 contig_137, whole genome shotgun sequence window:
- the LOC119073130 gene encoding putative odorant receptor 71a: MFTIQVEKTIQLIKQIFYLMGIWQRDEESNYRKMGKKLFYSFLGTFYPIFFTANAFLCDNLVEAVFSVQISITATIGYVKILYVLFEKHEILAFLRDPIVVHSIENREEYEETVKKIKKFMNFVRLYCLAIFATAPVLIVIALPIFSSDRGLPLFISFSWNHSEIIYWFAYLFVSLSCFLYVIMNLMTILIWYIMLNYSIEYELLGNKLRKLGVIKKTVSKTTKKQKQFKLTQRSGFAEDLIVFVKAHRNLTETIKRFRSFFSTLFLVQITTSGIIICTSVYSLAFSSNQNIVQIEFYVVVVLYAIFDIFLIMYLANDITVASDRLSYCLFKSNWIEQTQLCKKYVVIMCEVLKQPQQLVVLMYPMNLETFMTIVNGAYSMFNLLKSL; this comes from the exons atgtttacgaTTCAAGTGGAGAAAACTATTCAGCtaattaaacaaatattttacctAATGGGAATATGGCAAAGGGACGAAGAGTCCAATTACCGTAAAATGGGcaagaaattgttttacaGTTTTTTGGGTACATTTTACCCGATATTCTTCACGGCTAATGCTTTTCTATGTGACAATCTTGTTGAAGCTGTTTTCTCAGTACAGATTTCAATTACAGCGACGATAGGATACGTGAAAATTCTGTACGTCCTGTTTGAGAAACACGAAATCCTCGCATTTTTACGTGATCCGATCGTTGttcattcaattgaaaatcgtgAAGAATATGAGGAAACAGTCAAAAAgatcaaaaaatttatgaatttcgtACGGCTGTATTGTCTGGCAATATTTGCAACTGCTCCAGTGCTGATCGTAATAGCACTGCCAATATTCTCCTCCGATAGAGGCCTGCCTCTTTTTATCAGTTTCTCATGGAACCATtcggaaattatttattggttCGCGTATTTGTTCGTGTCATTGTCATGTTTCTTGTACGTTATAATGAACTTGATGACCATACTAATTTGGTACATTATGTTAAATTACTCCATCGAGTACGAGCTGCTGGGaaataaattgagaaaattaggAGTGATAAAGAAAACTGTTTCGAAGACAAccaaaaaacagaaacaattCAAGTTGACACAACGAAGTGGGTTCGCTGAAGATTTAATTGTCTTTGTAAAAGCTCATCGCAACTTAACCGA AACAATAAAGCGATTCAGATCCTTTTTCTCGACATTATTTTTGGTCCAAATCACAACCAGTGGCATTATTATTTGTACTTCAGTTTACAGCTTAGCCTTT TCTTCGAACCAAAATATTGTTCAAATCGAGTTTTATGTTGTTGTGGTGCTCTACgcaatttttgatatttttttgattatgtACCTGGCAAATGACATTACCGTTGCCAGTGACCGATTGTCCTACTGTTTATTTAAGTCAAATTGGATTGAGCAGACACAATTGTGTAAGAAATATGTTGTCATCATGTGCGAGGTGTTGAAGCAACCGCAACAACTTGTCGTCTTGATGTATCCAATGAACTTGGAAACTTTTATGACG ATTGTCAACGGTGCCTACAGCATGTTCAACCTCTTAAAAAgtctttaa